CATCAATCCAGCAATATCACTCATACCATAAATAGTTGCCATTGATTTTATAATTCCAGTTGCTCTTTCTAAGTCATTTCCAGCACCAGTACTAATTTCACCAATAAACACTTGTTCTGCTGCTCGTCCACCTAATAAAACATCAACTTCAGCAAGTAATTCATGTTTTTGCATCAAATATTTATTCTCTTCTGGAGTATTAAGTGTATATCCAAGTGCAGCAAGTCCTCTTGGAACAATAGATACTTTATTTACTTTATTTGCACCTTTTGTAATCTCAGCAATTAAAGCATGTCCACTTTCGTGATATGCTACGATCTTTCTCTCTTTTGGAGAAATTCTTCTTGATTTTTTTTCAAGTCCAGCAATTTGTCTTTCAACTGCTTCTTTAAAATCTTCTGGTCCTACTTCATTTTTTGAAGCACGTCCAGCTAAAAGAGCAGCTTCATTTACAATATTTGCTAAGTCAGCTCCTGCAAGTCCAGCTGTCATTTTTGCAACTTCTTTTAAATCTACATTTTTACCTAATTTTACATCTTTGATATGTACATTTAAAATTTCAATTCTTCCTTCATAATCAGGTTTATCAACTAAAACTTGTCTATCAAATCTTCCTGGTCTTAAAAGTGCTGGGTCAAGAACTTCTGGTCTATTTGTTGCAGCTAATACAATAACAGGTGCATGTTCAGTTGAGAATCCATCCATTTCAGCTAAAAGCTGATTTAATGTTTGCTCTCTTTCATCATTTCCACCCATTGGTCCACCACTTGCTCTACTTTTACCAATAGCATCAATCTCATCTATAAATATAATTGCAGGAGCAACTTTTTTAGCTTGTTCAAATAAATCTCGTACTCTTGAAGCTCCAACTCCAACAAACATCTCTATAAATGCTGAACCAGAAACTGATAAAAATTCAACATTTGCTTCACCTGCAACTGCTTTTGCTAAAAGTGTTTTCCCTGTACCTGGAGGTCCTACTAATAAAACACCTTTTGGAATTTGAGCTCCAAGTCTTACATATCTATCTGGAGATTTTAAGAAATCAACAACTTCTTGAACTTCTTCTTTTGCTTCTTTATTTCCAGCCATATCATCAAATTTTACATTTGGTTTTTCAGAATTTATCATCTTTTTTGATGAACCAATTCCAAGGATTCCTCCTGAACCACCACCCATAGATTTTTGCATTCTTTTTGCAATAAACATCCAAATAGCAAAGAAAATAAAGATTGGTAAAACCCAACCGAATAAAATATCAGCTAGAATATTTTCTTCATTTATTCCACCATAACCAATATTGTTTTTTTCTAATTCAGTAATCAAAGTTTCATCAGGTATTACTCGTCTAGCTGTATAAGTTATAACTTGTCCACCTTCATTTTTAGAAATTGCTCTAATTTGAGTATTTCCAATACCTACATATTCAATTTTTCCTGCACTAATTAATTTTTTCAAATCTGAATAAGCAATTGTTTTATTTGAACTTTGACCAAATGCTTGAACATTAGAGTTTGACACTCCCATAGTTTCGTCAGAAAAAATAGTTTTAAATGCAAATATTGTAACTATTGCAAAAATTACAAATATTAAAATTGGATTATTGTTAAAAAAATTATTGTTATTATCGTTGTTATTGATATTGTTATTATCATTTTGTTGTTGTTTTTTTGACATTTAACTAAGACTCCTTATTCTTTTTAAATATTGCAGTTATCCATTCATTTTTATGAATAACTTTTATAACTTCTAAATCTTTAAATTTATTTAATACTCTATTCTCATGTTTATCTAAAATACCTGAAATAATCAGTAAGCCATCAGGATTTAAAGATTTTTTTAAATCATTTGCTATCATAACTAAAACATCTGCTACTATATTTGCTATTACAACATCATAAGTTTTTGTTGATTTATTTATAGAACCAACCCAACTATCATTAAATTTAGTATTATTTAATTCAAAATTTGATTTTGTATCTACTATACAAACTTCATCTGTATCACAAATATCAACTACACAACCTTTTTTAGCTGCAGCAATTGCTAAAATACCACTTCCAGTTCCTACATCTAAAACCGTTTGTTTTTCTTTCACAAATTCATCTATTGCTTCTATACAAGAAGAAGTTGTTTCATGATGTCCTGAACCAAAAGATAATGCAGGGTCAATTATAATATCAATTTTATTATCTTTTTTTTCTTCCCAAGACGGACGAATAAAAAAATTCCCAACTTCAACTGATTTAACAGATTTTTGGTACTCTTTTATCCAATCAATATTCTCTTTTTTTTCATAAATTATTTCACATTTTACATCTAAAGCTTCAGAAAATCTCTCTATTCCAAACTTTAAATCATCTAGTTCATCTTCACTTCTAATAATTATACAACCATCATTTTCTTCAAAAGCATCTTCAGTTAATGACTCAAGTAGTTCTAAAAAAAGTTCGTAATTTTTTTTTGGTTTAAGCACCAATTCAAAATAGTATTTAGACAAATATTTCCTTTACAAAATACATTTTTACTTTTAAAAAGTGCAATATTCTATCGAAATAACTTTTTAATTCAATTAAAGTTATTAAAAAAAGTTTTCTATCATATCTCTCATAACATCAACTTCACTAACTTTGTTTACAATATCTCGAAACTCATTAGCTCCTGTGTAACCTTTTGAATATGAATGTAAAAGTTTTCTAAACATTATAGCACCATGATTCCCATGAAAATTTATCATAGAATCAAAATGTTCTAAAATAATCTCTTTTTTCATTTCATTTGAGATATCTTCAATTCCATGTTTTAGTTGATAAAATACCCAAGGTTTTCCAATAGCACCTCGTCCTATCATCACTCCGTTTGCTTTTGTATATTCTAAAACTTCTTTAGCTTTTGCATAATCTTTAATATCACCATTTGCAATAACTGGAATTGAAATAGCTTCTTTCATCTGTTTTATTGCATCATAATCAACTGGAGCTTTATATTTCCCAGCTCGTGTTCTTCCATGAACAGATACAAAATCAACACCACAAGCTTCAACTGCTTTTCCAATTTCAACTGGAATTTTTTCATTTACTCCAAGTCTTACTTTTGCACTTGTATATTGTTTTTTAGAGTATTTTTTTACTGTACTTAAAATCTCTTCAAGTTTTTTTAAATCTCCTAAAAGATTTGAACCAGAGCCATGATTAAAAACTTTTGGAGCAGGACATCCACAATTTAAATCAATTCCATCAATGCCTTCAACATCATTTAAAATTTCAACTGCAGCTTTAACTAAATCAACACTATTTCCTGCAATTTGTACAAAATATGGATCTTCAGTAGGAGATTTTTCTACCATTTTAAGTGTTCTTGCACTTTTATATACTAAAGCATTTGAACTAATCATTTCTGAAATAGTTAAATCAGCACCAAATTTTTTAACAACACTTCTAAAAGGTAAATCTGTATAACCTGCAAGTGGTGCTAACACCACTAAAGGTCTTGTAAAGTCGAGTTTATTCATTTATTTATATGATAGAGTTTCTACATTATATTTTTTTCCAGCATCTTTTAAATCTAAAAGTGCTTTAAAAGGAAGGAACTCATTTTCTTGTGTATTTGCTAATACTTCTCTTAATTTATCAATCATTTCAAACTCACATAAGACATGTAAATATGCTGTAGTTGCTTCATCATTTTCAGATGATAGTTTTTCGAAAATTGAGATGATTTCATCTGGATTTAATATTTTTTCATAAGTTTTTGCTAAATTTAAATAATCTTTTTTATCAAAATTAAGCTCTTTTACTAATGCTAAAATTTCTTCTTGAGTAAACCCAAATTCATTATTTAAAGCATCTTTTTCAAAAAGTTTTTGAGCTAACTCTTTATCTAATTTAATATTTTTATAAAGTTTTTTAATTGTAGTCATAGTTTTTTCACTTAAAACTTTTAAGAAAGCTTTTTTAACTACATCAAAAGAGTAATTTTCTGGTTTTTTTATAACATCAACTGCAAAATCAACTTGTTCTTCTATTTTATTTAAAAGATTTTGTTTTGCTAAATCAGAATTTTCATTTAATTTTACAGATTTAACAAATTTTCCTTTATTTATATCTTGTACAGCTGCAACAGTTTTATTTAAATCTTCATTTAAAGAAGTAAAAGTTTCAGATTTAACAGATATATTAAGTTGAGATAAAACAGCAAATAATTCTTTGAATTTTTTTGTTCTAAATTTTGCATTATTATCTTTTCCAAGTAATTGAGAATTTATAAACTCTATCATTGTTTCATGGTCTTTTGATACTGCCCATTTTTTAAAGAAATCGCATGCAGCATAAAAAAATAAATGTAAATATGTAGCTATTGCTAAAAACAAGAATGGTAAAATAATCCAAACTGAAACTGGTAAAATTTGACTATATCCAAATAGTGAAATTTCGTAATCACCTAACTCTAAACTATATAAAAATCCAAATAACAAAATAGCTAAAATTACAGTAGAAACAATATATCTTTTAAGCCCCATCTTATCTCCTTTTAGAACTTCTTTTTTTTAAGTTTTGATTATACAAAAATGTTTATAAATTACTTATGATATGGATGATTATTTTGAATACATAAGCTTCTAAATATCTGCTCAGTTAAAACAACATTTGCCACTTTATGAGCCATTGTTAAATCACTTAGTGAAATTACACTATCACACTTATTTAAAAACTCTCTTTGAAATCCATACGCACCACCAATAAAAAAATTAACTTCATTTTTATTATCAATTAATGATGAAAAGGCATAAGTATCAACTCTTTTGCCTAAAACATCAAGTGCAATGTTATAACCTTTTAACAAAGGTTCATATGTTTGAGAATATGCAAGTTGAGACTCTTTTTCTCCAATAGTTTGGGCTTTTGCTATATTTTTATTAAATATATAATGAACTTCAACTTTTGCATATTTTGACGACATTTTTATAAACTCTTTTATAATTTGGTCAAAATTATCAGCTGTTGGTTTTAATATTGCATAAATATTAATTTTCATCAAAAAATCCACTTCCAACAACATTAAATTTTACATTTAAAATCTTATCTTCTATTTTTACGCCACCAATAGCACAAACTGAATGTTTAGAAATTTTTGCTAAATAACTGATTTTTTCACCTAAAATATTGCTTACATCTTTTGTATTAGTTTGTTTATAAGCTCCAAGACCAATCATATCTAAGTTCAATTCATTTGCTTCTAAAATCTCTATTTCATTGTGAGTTGAAAGTCCAAGTAGTTTATCTTTGATTTTAATTCTTACAAGTTTTATAGCAAGATTTTTATCTTTATGAATTTTTTCTAAGTCTTCTTGACCTAAGTGTAAACCATCTGCAAAATCTATAAGTTCTATTTTATCATTTACAATTATTGGGATATTCAATTTTGATTTAAAATATAAAAGATTTATTTTTTGTTCTTCCAAAGATGAAATTTTATCTCTATATTGGATAATTTTTACATCTTTTTTTCTACATAAATCAACAAAAGTTTCTAAAGAAATATTTTTTTTAAGTAGCGTTTCATAATCACATAAAACATATAAGTAGTTGAAAGCTTCAAGTTTAAAACCCAAAGCTTTTTCTAAATTTGAAATCATTTATTAACTAATTTTTTCTCTTTGAAACATTGTTAATAAATCTGTCAAAGTTTGCTTCATCTTAGATCTATTAACAACCATATCAATAGAACCTTTTTCAAGTAAAAATTCTGCTCTTTGGAAACCTTCTGGTAAATCTGCACCAATTGTTTGCTTAATAACTCTTTGTCCTGCAAATCCAATTAATGCTCCTGGCTCAGCCATAATAATATCACCTAAAAAAGCAAATGAAGCAGAAACTCCTCCCATTGTAGGATCTGTTAAAATAGAGATATATGGAAGTTTTGCATGATCAAGTTTTTTAAGTGCTGCAGAAGTTTTTGCCATTTGCATTAAAGCAAAAGTTGATTCTTGCATTCTAGCTCCTCCAGAAGCTGATACAATAATTAAACCTTGCTCTTTTTCAATAGCTCTATTTACAGCTCTTACTATCTTCTCACCTTCAACACTTCCTAAACTTCCACCCATAAAAGAAAAATCAAAAACTACCATTTGAACAGGAATTGAATTTATAGTACATTCTCCACTTACAACAGAAGATGTTCTTCCTGTTTTATCAAAAGCTTCCTCAACTCTTTTTTTATAAGAAGTTTTATCTACAAATTTTAAAGGGTCATTTGGTTTTAAATCTGCATCAAATTCAACAAAACTATTTTCATCAGATAGAATTTCTATTCTTCTTTTTGCACCAATTCTCATATGGAAACTACATTTGGGGCAAACATTATCTTGATTTTCTACCTCTTTAAAAAACATTAATGCACTACAATTTGGACATTTTATCCAGTGAGTTGGTGCATCTTTTTTTGTTGGTTGTTCTTTTTTACTATCAAAAGATATTTTGCTAAACAAGTTTTTTAAATCCATATATACTCCTTTTAAATTGGTTCCCAATTTAAAAGGAACCTTTCTTTTTTTACTATTTTATTTAAAGATTTTTAAATTTCTCTAATTCATCTAATTTTTCCCAAGGATAATCACTTTGTCCTACTTGTCCACGTGCAGCAACATCTGCATAAAGGAAAGTATCAACACTTGGTTTATCCAAAGCAAATTTTTGTGTAATCCATCTTGGTGTTAATGGGAAATTTTCCATAACAAAAGCTGATAATACATCATCATTATGTTTTGTATAAGTTCCCATTGTATCAACAGCAACTGATGTTGGACGTGCAACTCCAATAGCATAAGATATTTGAACTATTGCTTTTTTAGCAAGTCCAGAAGCAACTATATGTTTTGCTATCCATCTTGCAGCATAAAGTCCACTTCTATCAACTTTAGTGTAATCTTTACTACTTTGTGCTCCACCACCAATAGGTGCATATCCACCAAAAGAATCAACAATCAGTTTTCTTCCTGTTAAACCACTATCATGTAATGATGAGTGATTTACATATCTTCCTGTTGGATTTATATGAATAATTGTACTATTTTTATCATACAATTTATCAGGTAATCCAGAGTTGTCAATTAAGCCTTGAATCAATGTTCTTACTTCTTCAATTGGCATTCCTTCAACAGAAGGAGCACTTACAACTATTGTATGAATTTTTTGTGGTTTACAATTTTCAAAATTCTCTTTTGTACCATAATCAACAGTAACTTGAGTTTTTATATCAACCCCTAATTTTTGATTATTTTTTAAAGCATAATTATAAACTGTATCACAAAGTTTTCTTGCATAAACTATTGCTGCAGGCATAAATTCATCTGCTTCATTTGAAGCAAATCCAAACATAATTCCTTGATCACCTGCTCCAATTTCTCCAGTTGTTTGGTCAACTCCTTGAGAAATATCAGGACTTTGCTGATTTAATAAAACTTGTACTTTTACATCATCAGGATGAAGTGCTTGTTCTTTTGTAAATGCACTTTTTCCGTCATATCCAATTTTTGCTAATGCATCTTTTACTATTTTTTCATAATCATTTTGTGATAATTTTGCATTAGATTTTACTTCACCACCAATAACTATGTGTTTTCCAGCTACAAAAACTTCACTTGCAACTCTACTATTATTATCTTCTATTATTAATCTATCAACTATTGAATCTGCAATAATATCAGCACATTTATCAGGGTGTCCAGGGCTTACTACTTCACTTGTAAATAAGTATTGAGATTTTTTTTCCATTTTGTTTTCCATCCTTTGTTTTCCACAAGCTTTGCTTGAGTTGTTTTCCATCTTTTGTTTTCCATTTTTTTATCTCTTATAATTGTTAAGAAAATTAAAATAAAAATTTAAAGAATTCAATTTCCCCAAAAGGGAAAAAGTTTCTTATTTTAACGAAATTTAACTTATATGTTTTATATTTATTCGACAGTCACAGATTTAGCCAAATTTCTTGGCATATCTACGTCATTCCCAAGTCTTATTGAAATTTCCATAGATAAAAGTTGTAAAACAACCAACATTTCAAAAAACTCTAACATATAGTGTTCTGATTTATTTATTTTTATAAAATCATCAGCCAAATCAAAATCAAGTGCAGAAATAGCACAAATAGTACTATCTCTAGCACTAAGTTCTTCTACGTTTGATTTAATTTTATCATAAAGTAAATTTTGTGGCATAAGTGCGATTGTAAAAAGTTCTGGGTCTGCAAGAGCAATAGGACCATGTTTCATTTCACCTGCTGGATAACCTTCTGCATGTAAATAAGAAATCTCTTTTAGTTTTAAAGCACCTTCTAAAGCCAATGGATAAAATACATCTCTTCCAATGAAGAAAAATCCATGTCCATGTAAATATCTTTTTGATAATCTTCTTGTTTTTTCATGTATTTTGTCACTAATACAAAGTGATTTTGGAACTTCTCTTAAAGTGTGAAGTTCAACTTCTAATTTTTCATTTGAAATTACATTTTTTACTTTTGCAAAATATAAAGATAACATCCAAAGAACAACTGTTTGAGTAGAAAATGCTTTTGTTGAAGCAACACCTTTTTCAATTCCAGCTCTTGTAAGAATAGTAAAATCAGCCGTTCTTGTCATAGAAGAGTTATCAACATTACAAATTACTAAAGTTTTTAATCCTGCATTTTTTGCCATTTTTAAAGCTTCTAAAGTATCAGCAGTTTCACCACTTTGAGAAATAACTATAAATAAAGTATCTTTAGTTAAAAGTGGTTCTTTATATCTAAATTCACTTGCTACTTCAACACTACATTTTATTTTAGAAATTCTCTCAAATAAATATGAAGAAGTAAGAGCAGCGTGATATGAAGTACCACAAGCACAAATTTTTATCTCATTTATTCCATCAATTATTGATTTATCAATTTCATCAAATAAAATTTCATTATCTTTTATTCTTCCCAACATACAATCACTAACTACACTACTTTGCTCATAAATTTCTTTTTCCATAAAAAATCTATATCCATCTTTTTGAGCAAACTGTTTTGATGTTGGTAATGTACTCCATTTATGATTATCACTGAAAAATTCTATACCTGAAGCAGTTGCAACTCCACCAACTTTGTCTTCTAAATAAACAACATCATTTGCTAAACCAATAAGTGGAGCATCAGATGAAGCAAATAAAACTTCATTTTCTTCAATTCCTCGTGCAACGATTAAAGGACTTCCTAGTTTATAGAAAAATATTTTTTTAGGTTCTGCTTTTGAGATTAGAAGAATTGAAAAAGCACCTTCAAGTCTTGAAACTGTGTTTTGAAAAGCTTTTGTAGCGTCATTTAATTGGTTATTATAATTTTCAAAAAGATGAACTATAACTTCTGTATCTGTTTGAGAAACAAATTTATGTCCTTTTTGTGTTAACTCATCTTTTAACTCTTTATAGTTTTCAATTATTCCATTATGAACTACATAAGAATACTCTCCTAAATGTGGATGAGCATTTAGTTCTGTTGGTTTACCATGAGTTGCCCATCTTGTATGTCCAATTCCTAAATCATAATCTTTAGAAGGTACACTATTTACTTTTTCTTCTAAATTTACAAGTTTTCCTAAAGCTTTAAAAACATCAATATTATCATCTTTAAGTACAGCGATTCCAGCACTATCATAACCTCTATACTCTAACTCTTTTAAACCATCTAATAATAATTTTGTAGTATTTTTTTTACCTATATATCCAACTATTCCACACATTCTATAAAACCTTTATATATTTTTCAAGATTGATTATATTGAATAATCACTAAATATTTAGTTTTTCAATTAATTTATTATGTATTTTTCCATTTGTTGCCACTATATATTTATCTTCAAATAAATTATACTCTCCACCACTTATATTCGTGATTCTTCCACCTGCTTCACTTAAAATTAAAACTCCAGCACTTACATCCCAAGGTTTTAAATTCATCTCATAATATCCCTCAAAAGTTCCTCTTGCAACAAGGCATAAGTCAATAGAAGCACTTCCTAATCTTCTTAAATCTTGACAAAAAGGTAAAACATCTTTTATTTTTTTCAAAATATCTTTTAAATCACTTTCATTTGAACCACTTGTATATGGAAATCCTGTAGCAATAAGTGATTTTTGTAAATCTTCTTCATTACTTACTTTTAATTTTTTACCATTTAAAAAAGCACCTTTTCCCGCTCTAGCAAAATATAACTCATCTAAAATTGGATTATAAACAACAGCTAAAAAAGGTTTTTTGTTTTTATAAACTCCAACAGATATAGCTGTATGTGGAACACCATTTACAAAATTTGTAGTTCCATCTATTGGATCAATTATAATTGAATTATTAAACTCTACTTTTGAGTTATCTGACTCTTCAGCTATGATATTAAACTCTTGAAAATGTTTACTAAAATGTTTTTTTAGATAGTTTTCAACAGCAATATCATATTTTGTCACTAAATCTTTT
The DNA window shown above is from Arcobacter lacus and carries:
- a CDS encoding thiamine phosphate synthase, translated to MISNLEKALGFKLEAFNYLYVLCDYETLLKKNISLETFVDLCRKKDVKIIQYRDKISSLEEQKINLLYFKSKLNIPIIVNDKIELIDFADGLHLGQEDLEKIHKDKNLAIKLVRIKIKDKLLGLSTHNEIEILEANELNLDMIGLGAYKQTNTKDVSNILGEKISYLAKISKHSVCAIGGVKIEDKILNVKFNVVGSGFFDEN
- the ftsH gene encoding ATP-dependent zinc metalloprotease FtsH; its protein translation is MSKKQQQNDNNNINNNDNNNNFFNNNPILIFVIFAIVTIFAFKTIFSDETMGVSNSNVQAFGQSSNKTIAYSDLKKLISAGKIEYVGIGNTQIRAISKNEGGQVITYTARRVIPDETLITELEKNNIGYGGINEENILADILFGWVLPIFIFFAIWMFIAKRMQKSMGGGSGGILGIGSSKKMINSEKPNVKFDDMAGNKEAKEEVQEVVDFLKSPDRYVRLGAQIPKGVLLVGPPGTGKTLLAKAVAGEANVEFLSVSGSAFIEMFVGVGASRVRDLFEQAKKVAPAIIFIDEIDAIGKSRASGGPMGGNDEREQTLNQLLAEMDGFSTEHAPVIVLAATNRPEVLDPALLRPGRFDRQVLVDKPDYEGRIEILNVHIKDVKLGKNVDLKEVAKMTAGLAGADLANIVNEAALLAGRASKNEVGPEDFKEAVERQIAGLEKKSRRISPKERKIVAYHESGHALIAEITKGANKVNKVSIVPRGLAALGYTLNTPEENKYLMQKHELLAEVDVLLGGRAAEQVFIGEISTGAGNDLERATGIIKSMATIYGMSDIAGLMVLEKRTNQFLGGQTQKDYSDAMAKELDTHVKTVLNERYEIVLQALRDNSAAIEQMTAELLDIEVITGERVREIIKENGGTVFEDEDLHTEAIKDEDVKEEETKE
- a CDS encoding tRNA dihydrouridine synthase; this translates as MNKLDFTRPLVVLAPLAGYTDLPFRSVVKKFGADLTISEMISSNALVYKSARTLKMVEKSPTEDPYFVQIAGNSVDLVKAAVEILNDVEGIDGIDLNCGCPAPKVFNHGSGSNLLGDLKKLEEILSTVKKYSKKQYTSAKVRLGVNEKIPVEIGKAVEACGVDFVSVHGRTRAGKYKAPVDYDAIKQMKEAISIPVIANGDIKDYAKAKEVLEYTKANGVMIGRGAIGKPWVFYQLKHGIEDISNEMKKEIILEHFDSMINFHGNHGAIMFRKLLHSYSKGYTGANEFRDIVNKVSEVDVMRDMIENFF
- a CDS encoding inositol monophosphatase family protein, with the protein product MKKKLIKIIKKAGKILKNGYYSDKEVSFKAKKDLVTKYDIAVENYLKKHFSKHFQEFNIIAEESDNSKVEFNNSIIIDPIDGTTNFVNGVPHTAISVGVYKNKKPFLAVVYNPILDELYFARAGKGAFLNGKKLKVSNEEDLQKSLIATGFPYTSGSNESDLKDILKKIKDVLPFCQDLRRLGSASIDLCLVARGTFEGYYEMNLKPWDVSAGVLILSEAGGRITNISGGEYNLFEDKYIVATNGKIHNKLIEKLNI
- the accD gene encoding acetyl-CoA carboxylase, carboxyltransferase subunit beta; amino-acid sequence: MDLKNLFSKISFDSKKEQPTKKDAPTHWIKCPNCSALMFFKEVENQDNVCPKCSFHMRIGAKRRIEILSDENSFVEFDADLKPNDPLKFVDKTSYKKRVEEAFDKTGRTSSVVSGECTINSIPVQMVVFDFSFMGGSLGSVEGEKIVRAVNRAIEKEQGLIIVSASGGARMQESTFALMQMAKTSAALKKLDHAKLPYISILTDPTMGGVSASFAFLGDIIMAEPGALIGFAGQRVIKQTIGADLPEGFQRAEFLLEKGSIDMVVNRSKMKQTLTDLLTMFQREKIS
- a CDS encoding 23S rRNA (pseudouridine(1915)-N(3))-methyltransferase RlmH — its product is MKINIYAILKPTADNFDQIIKEFIKMSSKYAKVEVHYIFNKNIAKAQTIGEKESQLAYSQTYEPLLKGYNIALDVLGKRVDTYAFSSLIDNKNEVNFFIGGAYGFQREFLNKCDSVISLSDLTMAHKVANVVLTEQIFRSLCIQNNHPYHK
- the metK gene encoding methionine adenosyltransferase, with the translated sequence MEKKSQYLFTSEVVSPGHPDKCADIIADSIVDRLIIEDNNSRVASEVFVAGKHIVIGGEVKSNAKLSQNDYEKIVKDALAKIGYDGKSAFTKEQALHPDDVKVQVLLNQQSPDISQGVDQTTGEIGAGDQGIMFGFASNEADEFMPAAIVYARKLCDTVYNYALKNNQKLGVDIKTQVTVDYGTKENFENCKPQKIHTIVVSAPSVEGMPIEEVRTLIQGLIDNSGLPDKLYDKNSTIIHINPTGRYVNHSSLHDSGLTGRKLIVDSFGGYAPIGGGAQSSKDYTKVDRSGLYAARWIAKHIVASGLAKKAIVQISYAIGVARPTSVAVDTMGTYTKHNDDVLSAFVMENFPLTPRWITQKFALDKPSVDTFLYADVAARGQVGQSDYPWEKLDELEKFKNL
- the glmS gene encoding glutamine--fructose-6-phosphate transaminase (isomerizing), with product MCGIVGYIGKKNTTKLLLDGLKELEYRGYDSAGIAVLKDDNIDVFKALGKLVNLEEKVNSVPSKDYDLGIGHTRWATHGKPTELNAHPHLGEYSYVVHNGIIENYKELKDELTQKGHKFVSQTDTEVIVHLFENYNNQLNDATKAFQNTVSRLEGAFSILLISKAEPKKIFFYKLGSPLIVARGIEENEVLFASSDAPLIGLANDVVYLEDKVGGVATASGIEFFSDNHKWSTLPTSKQFAQKDGYRFFMEKEIYEQSSVVSDCMLGRIKDNEILFDEIDKSIIDGINEIKICACGTSYHAALTSSYLFERISKIKCSVEVASEFRYKEPLLTKDTLFIVISQSGETADTLEALKMAKNAGLKTLVICNVDNSSMTRTADFTILTRAGIEKGVASTKAFSTQTVVLWMLSLYFAKVKNVISNEKLEVELHTLREVPKSLCISDKIHEKTRRLSKRYLHGHGFFFIGRDVFYPLALEGALKLKEISYLHAEGYPAGEMKHGPIALADPELFTIALMPQNLLYDKIKSNVEELSARDSTICAISALDFDLADDFIKINKSEHYMLEFFEMLVVLQLLSMEISIRLGNDVDMPRNLAKSVTVE
- a CDS encoding 50S ribosomal protein L11 methyltransferase translates to MSKYYFELVLKPKKNYELFLELLESLTEDAFEENDGCIIIRSEDELDDLKFGIERFSEALDVKCEIIYEKKENIDWIKEYQKSVKSVEVGNFFIRPSWEEKKDNKIDIIIDPALSFGSGHHETTSSCIEAIDEFVKEKQTVLDVGTGSGILAIAAAKKGCVVDICDTDEVCIVDTKSNFELNNTKFNDSWVGSINKSTKTYDVVIANIVADVLVMIANDLKKSLNPDGLLIISGILDKHENRVLNKFKDLEVIKVIHKNEWITAIFKKNKES